The window CCACAATCCGTGTTCGCCGATGTGATAGCCATGATCTCCCCAGAATACGATCATGGTGGAGTCCAGCAGCCCATGTTTCTCGAGAGCTGAAGTGACCTTCCCCACCTGGGCGTCCATGTAGCTGATGCCGGCGAAATAGCCGTGCCGCATTTCCGCCGCTTGGGCCGATGTGGGCTGCTTCTGATTCTCCTGCGGACCCAGAATCTCGGTGCTCTGGTGAAAGGCGATCTCAGGAGCTGCGACAGGGCGCTCGGGATTGAGTGTTGGCAGCTTGTCACGCTCATACATGTCCCAATATTTTTTGGGCGCGTTGAAAGGGGCATGCGGCTTCCAAAAGCCAACAGCGAGAAAAAATGGCCTGTCTTTGACCTCACCAAGGACACGGACTGCCTCGGCGGCAACACGACCATCATAATAAGCTTCGTCCGGCACCTCACGGCACTCGCACATAGGCACCTTGCCATACTTGCGCAGGTTGCTGGAAAGCGTGCTCAGATTTGGCGGCAGTGTTCCGCTGACCTGGGGGATGTCGTCGCCATGATTCGCGTAGTGCAGGAATTCGGGGGCGGTCCAGGAACGTGGGTCTCCGCGCTCCTTGGTGTGCCAGTTGTGAAAAATTTTGCCCACGCAGCGGGTGGTGTAACCGTGCTCTTTCATCCACAACGGCAGGGTGATCACATCCGGTTTCAATTCACGAAAATGCGTGCCGTTGACATGCAGCCCGAGTGTTCCTGGACGCAATCCAGTGAGCATGGAAGAGCGCGAGGGATTGCAGACGGCCTGCTGGCAGTAAGCCCGCCTGAAGAGCACGCCGCGACGCGCCAGCGCATCCAGGTTCGGAGTCACCGCCACCGAGCCGTAGCAGCCCAGCTCCGGCCGCAGATCATCGGCCATGATGAACAGGACATTGGAACGCGACGCGGCATGGAGCGGCAAAGACAGCAGCGACAGCAACGCCCCGGAAAAAACAATTCGGCGAATCATGGCGAAAGCATAACGCCGAACCGGCCGGAATGTTGCCCGGCAGGCACGCAGGCTGACACGGCATCAAGCCTGCTGGCGCTGAAGCTGGTTGCGCATGCCACGCCATTCCGCGCGGTGATTCCGCGCCCATTCATTGAGAGCAAATTCAAAGCCGATGTCATGGCCCTCGCGTTCGCTGGCGAGCCACTTCAAACGCTGAATTTCCTCCTGTTCAGCAAGGAATTCACCATAAGGGGTTCCGGGAAGCGCCGGGGTGGTTGGAGCGGACATCTCGTCATGTATG is drawn from Prosthecobacter sp. and contains these coding sequences:
- a CDS encoding sulfatase — encoded protein: MIRRIVFSGALLSLLSLPLHAASRSNVLFIMADDLRPELGCYGSVAVTPNLDALARRGVLFRRAYCQQAVCNPSRSSMLTGLRPGTLGLHVNGTHFRELKPDVITLPLWMKEHGYTTRCVGKIFHNWHTKERGDPRSWTAPEFLHYANHGDDIPQVSGTLPPNLSTLSSNLRKYGKVPMCECREVPDEAYYDGRVAAEAVRVLGEVKDRPFFLAVGFWKPHAPFNAPKKYWDMYERDKLPTLNPERPVAAPEIAFHQSTEILGPQENQKQPTSAQAAEMRHGYFAGISYMDAQVGKVTSALEKHGLLDSTMIVFWGDHGYHIGEHGLWAKTSNFELDARVPLIIAPPQAKHAGSKTDALVEMIDLFPTITALCGVPDAPGLEGVSLMPVLDDPQAKVKNAAFTQHPRPAYPDRTQRGRPEAMGVSVRTATLRYTEWRNFDTGAVLARELYDHTGDNAELFNVIDHPEDAAALESARRLLHDQFPLKP